One genomic region from Balaenoptera musculus isolate JJ_BM4_2016_0621 chromosome X, mBalMus1.pri.v3, whole genome shotgun sequence encodes:
- the MPC1L gene encoding mitochondrial pyruvate carrier 1-like protein, whose protein sequence is MAAVAALWRRAVEIVKTKEFRDYVTSTHFWGPVANWGLPLAAFKDMRAPPDIISGRMTTALIFYSMVFMRFAYLVQPRNLLLMAFHGTNVVAQSMQGGRYLIYHYGGATAATAAAASVASPGSTAATPATTPAAEDPVTDGDCLEVTDYDPLTPEHD, encoded by the coding sequence ATGGCGGCGGTGGCGGCACTGTGGCGGAGGGCGGTGGAGATCGTGAAGACCAAGGAGTTCCGGGATTACGTGACCAGCACGCACTTCTGGGGTCCAGTGGCCAACTGGGGCCTCCCGCTGGCCGCCTTCAAGGACATGAGGGCGCCGCCGGACATCATCAGCGGCCGCATGACGACGGCGCTCATCTTCTACTCGATGGTCTTCATGCGCTTCGCCTACCTCGTACAGCCTCGCAACTTGCTGCTGATGGCGTTTCACGGCACCAACGTGGTGGCGCAGAGTATGCAGGGGGGCCGCTATCTGATCTACCACTACGGCGGCGCCACGGCGGCCACAGCCGCTGCTGCCTCTGTCGCCTCTCCCGGCTCTACCGCCGCTACCCCCGCTACCACCCCGGCAGCTGAAGACCCTGTGACTGACGGCGACTGCCTGGAGGTCACCGACTACGATCCGCTGACCCCAGAACATGATTGA
- the CXHXorf38 gene encoding uncharacterized protein CXorf38 homolog: MVLSELAARLNCAEYKNWVKAGHCLLLLRGCLQGFVGREVLAFHRSLLAAAPGLGPRAACRSGSRCSPRARQFQPQCQVCAEWKREILKHHTSRNGDVHWGNCRPVRWPVDAWEVAKAFMPRGLADKTRPEECDAVALLSLINSCDHFEVDRKKVTEVIKCRNEIMHSSEMKVSSVWLRDFQMKIQNFLNEFKNIPEIVAVYSQIEKLLTSDWAVYIPEEDQPDGCDYETGVYLSEQQVNEIEMELLKEKLQELYLQAKGQEVLPEEILNQLEVVKEFLRNNEDLRNGLTEDMQKLDSLHQQPQKLDSKEPRAQTPEGKA; encoded by the exons ATGGTTCTCTCTGAGCTGGCCGCGCGCCTCAACTGCGCCGAGTACAAGAACTGGGTGAAGGCGGGTCACTGCCTGCTGCTGCTACGCGGCTGCTTGCAGGGCTTCGTCGGCCGCGAGGTGCTCGCCTTCCACCGCAGCCTGCTCGCCGCCGCCCCCGGCCTGGGCCCCCGCGCCGCCTGCCGCAGCGGCTCGCGGTGCAGCCCGCGCGCCCGCCAG TTTCAGCCTCAGTGTCAGGTGTGCGCAGAGTGGAAACGGGAGATTTTGAAACATCACACCAGCAGAAATGGAGACGTCCACTGGGGAAACTGCCGGCCGGTCCGCTGGCCGGTCGACGCCTGGGAGGTGGCCAAG GCCTTCATGCCCCGAGGACTGGCAGACAAAACACGACCCGAGGAATGTGACGCGGTTGCTCTTCTAAGTCTCATCAACTCCTGTGATCACTTCGAGGTTGATCGAAAGAAAGTCACAGAG GTGATTAAGTGTCGTAACGAGATCATGCACTCTTCAGAGATGAAAGTGTCTTCTGTGTGGCTTCGAGATTTTCAGATGAAGATCCAAAATTTTCTGAATGAATTTAAGAATATCCCAGAGATTGTGGCGGTATACTCCCAAATAGAAAAG CTGTTGACATCTGACTGGGCTGTTTACATCCCTGAGGAAGATCAGCCAGATGGGTGTGACTATGAAACAGGAGTTTACCTGAGTGAGCAACAAGTAAACGAGATAGAGATGGAATTACTAAAGGAAAAACTTCAAGAGCTATATCTTCAAGCAAAAGGACAAGAGGTGTTGCctgaagag ATCTTAAATCAACTGGAAGTGGTGAAAGAATTTCTGAGAAACAACGAGGATCTTAGAAATGGTCTTACAGAAGATATGCAGAAGCTAGACAGCCTCCATCAACAGCCTCAAAAACTGGATTCGAAGGAACCTAGGGCACAGACACCTGAAGGGAAGGCCTGA